The sequence cataaaataaaaacataacattTCTCAACACAAACCAAAGTGTTGCTCATAATTTCTTTCAAGCAAATGTACATATATCGGTGTATTACCCCGACTGTGGATCTAATAGCCCAAGCACATGGGGTcgagcttatttatttatttttgaaacaaTGATCTAGCCTTGTGGTTAACTGTGAAACAATGATAACTTGACGTCAACTGTGGAAAAATATATACGTCACCTCACCCATTGCCATGTTCTTCAGCAGGTAAACCTCGTGTATGGGGGTTATAATGTCCTTGACGGGTACAAATCTTAAATCTTGCAATTGATCTATGCAAGGGAGCAATGGTCAGAGACCGCCATCGTTCTTGTTCAAGAAGAGAGCTGTACACTGCTTCACCGTGTCTTCTGGGCGAGTTACTGATAACAGATGAAAAAAGCAATTTAAAATTCCAAGAAAAGACGTAGTTGCAATCTAAAAACCCGAACCACATGGAGATTGGGACTGCCTCTTAATGACATAGAATATGTCAAGTACATTGAGTGAAAGGAAAAAATAAGATGAATCTGACCTGTGTGACCTATGGTTTTGTCGGACTCATATATCTCGAAATCATTTCCTCCCTATTAGAGTtaacaaagaaaagaaaaatctcaCTGGTCGCGCAAAGTGAAAGCAGCACATGTCAAACAAAAGTAATGATAGACTCGTTTCTCAGGACAGTCAATTACAAGTTTACGACTGAATCAATGGCCAGTAATTTGAACATTCCAAAAAGGAAAAGAGGAGCATCATCAATATCACAATGATTGCTAGATAACGGACCTTATATGTCTTGTCTCCAAAAAAGTGAATTTCATTGAATCCATCCAGATATCTCAAACAATATGTCTTGTCCCAGCCTTGAGGGAAAACCTATCCCAATGTTATAAAATCAGCAACAAATAGAATATAGTCAAACAATCAATATTTCTTACATCAAAACTGATTTGGCCCCCGATGGAAAATGTTAGGTTGAAATGCGCAAACTTTTCACGTAGAATGGACACCATTTTTGAGCGTATGTTGAGAACCTGATTCATTATGAACTCTTTCCATCAGAAACAAACTAATCGTGAGTAGTTTCTATAACAAAGATAAAGAGACAGTAAATCAGAAAATGAATTCTGATGATAGCGATATACTCTTTAAattgatatgtatgcatgaaaaattatttGGCATCTCATCTCTTTTAACTGTTAAGTATTTAGAGTTAGACAGACATACCTTGTCATACTTTTCAAACTCATCTCGCTCTTCTTGGCTGCAGTTTCTTCCAATTGGTGATACATTTAGCATCCCACTTCGAAATTCAATAAATGTACCCCTAGAAGAAGAAATATTAACCGAGCAAAACCATTATGAATAAAAAGTTACTACTTGAGCTTTGCTTCACTCACCTTTTGATAGGAATTTCTAGATCAGCAATATAGTGGAGAGTGAAGTTAATAAATTCCTGCACCATTGTTGCTTTTTCATCAACATAAAACCTACCAAGAAACAAATCGTAACACACTACagtaataaataaacaaataaattgttatatGGTTTTAAAAACCCGACATTTATCACGCACCGTTGCATTTAAAAAAGCAAAACACAAAAATCAGACCAACCATAAAAAGCTCTGTTGCCATTAAAAATTTCATTCTGAAATACATTCCTATAATCTTGTGATTATTTCAGAAATTAAACCACTTCAATCAACCCCTTTAGGAATGCGTATGATTCTTAGACCATAAAAAAAGTTCAGAAACAATTTGGTAAGTTCTAACCTTAAGCTTCTCTTCACCAAGAAAAGACTTCAAGCTCTGCATTGAGATAAAAATGGTCAGATTAAGAAGTGGCTAACAAATGTAACATTTAAGGAGTTAAAAATAAAGAAAGTATATCACCATTGATAATAAAAATCCATACTCAAAAAGTAGTTCTCTAATACAGAGACGGACATGACAAATGTAGCAACCTTTTTTGAAAACTTTTAAAGTGGTTCAATTCTCAGATCATACCTGTGTTCCAATCAATATGCCATCCTTGTAAGCCACAAGGCCATTCTCCGCGAACACATAGTCATAGTCATTAATAACTGCATGGATGAAGAACTTATACCATCTTCAGAATGTTGCAAATGAAAGCAGCCacatttaattataatattccTCATAGGACAACCCACATCCTTCAAATTTATGAAACTCTAAACAAAATAGTTGCAAAACCGAAAGGAGATATTAGATACATAGAATGAACAAGTAACAGTACTTTAACGCAACAACATATGGTAGATTTCCCAATTTCATCCAGTCCTTTTgtttagtgtgtgtgtgtgtgtgtgtgtgcgtgtggGTGGGTGGGTGAGAGTGTAAAGGCTTTTTGTTGGTAACCTGTTTGTCCAAGCTGCTCCGATATCTTAATAAGGTCAGATCCTCCAACAACACCTATTGTAACAACCTGGAAAGTAAGACTGCATTGATCAAAATTTAAAAGCACCATTTTTAaacattgtaatatttttttaataaaggaGACCACGATCAAAGAAAACACATTATCATAATTGGGACCATGAGATACATAATTAATAACTCAAATACCTTCCGAAGTTCCCGCATAAATTCTATCATCTTAGTGGTAGTCACCTACAACAAAGTAAAAGCATCAATTGAATTGATAAAATGGTAAAAATCAGCAATAATGGGCATGAAAAGCATTTAAACTACCAACTAAAATTTCATACAACACATATGCATACGTGCCACTTCGTAACTACCAAGTGAAGCAACATACGCCATTTATCGCATACGCGCCACTTCAAATCTACCAACTACCAAGTACAGATATCGTACATCATATATCGCATGACCACCGCTTCAAAAACTACAGAGTAAAACTATCATACGTCATAGATAACATATGAGCACCGCTTCAGACCCACCTATTCCACATTTCACTCCATGTATTCCGTGGCTTCTCATCATCCACAAACTAATCATTTCGAGATATGATAACATCAATTTGTTGCAGCTAAACAGAGGCACTTTCAGTGTCATATCTAGTATACACACAAGATGAATCTATTATCGCTACATCGTACATGCATCTAAAAAAAACCCCCATTTCCCGCTGTGCTTTGTCATCGAAAATCTAAATTCTTATCACTACATAAAAATTAAGAAAGCAAACGGCCACAGCTCTTGAATTGTCAAATTACAATACAATGGCAGCTTGAATCCGAAAATTTTCCTTCACAAAAATCGAATCATTCTTCTAAAGAAGTCCTGAAAAATCACGTCAAACCAAAAAAAATGAAACCTTTCTGGGAGCAGTAAGAGTTCCGTCGACATCAAAAAGGGTTAAACCGGGTTTCCTGACAACCTCCATGGCCAAAATGAAAGACTTCGTTTTTGGCTGCAATCCCaagttttcatcttttatctctTCGGATTCAAAATGTGAAAAAATAACAGAAATATTGAGTTCAAAAAGGATCATTACCTCTGTAGACGAAGAGCGAGCGCTGAAAGGAATATACGGAATAAATTTCAAGAAGATTGGCCGATACTCGGCTGTGTGGAGTGGCGTTGGACGTTCTTATATAACAAATGAATTTTCAATACACCCCCCTATATTATCGTTATGTTTTATTAAGCACCATATAGTTTTTAATATTTACCACACTACCCTGTTTTAGCCTTTGGGGACTAAAGGTTATTGCTCTTGATTATTGAATGAAACTGCATAATTTAGTTacgtttttttaattttttttttttgagaagaaCCTATAAATTTATTGAGAATAATCATTTGATACTCTACTCTCATGTGTCAACCTTGAGGCCACCGGAGCTTTCATTAGATCTTTAATTTCAGAAGCATAGAAACTATCATAACCAAGATTTTCCTGTGCAGCCATGACTGCTTGCATTGCTAACACAGAATCCGTTGCAACTTGAACATTGAGGAAACCTTTCTCATAAAGAAGTTTAACACCTTCTCGGATGGCTAAGAGCTCGGCATTTACGACAGATAATGGTTGAAAAATTTTCTTACCAAAGGCCAACAACAAACGTCCTTGACAGTCTCGAAGGACACCACCCACTCTATATCTGTTTATTGCCTCATTCACACAAGCATCTACATTGTGTTTGAGCTCTCCAAGTTCTGGACTCTTCCACATTTTCTTATGCTGATCAAGCGAAGATACTGTAGCCGTTTTTGTTGCCATTTGTGCAGATTGGAAATTAGCAAGGAGGGATCTGTTCCAACCTACCGAATCAGCAACCAATTGCTTACTAACATCGTGTAGTAAGTTCTGCCTCTCTCTCCATACGGCCCATGTATGCATAGAAAAAGATTCGAACTCAGCTTTCGTCGTTTGCGATCTCATCCATTCACATAAATCCAAGGTACAAGCCCCCCTTGCAACCTTCACCAATCGATAAAACTCAGTGTCTGTCCATAGAGATTTAATTGCCTCACAAAAAAATAGTGAGTGAGTAGTAGAATCGTGTGCAAAACAGCATAGAGAACAACGACTACCAATTGGGACATGATGTCTCTCCAAATTTTGGTTTGTGGATATTATATCATGCGACACCTTCCACCAAAATTTGTGCACCTTGGGTGGGATAGATAAACCCCATATTAATGACCACCATTTGTGAATCGAGTAGTCCGATTTATTCTCCGGCGGTGAATAAAGTCCTCTCTGTAGACGGTACCCATCTCGAACCGAGTATCTTCCCTTTGTATCGAATCTCCAATACGAAATATCAGCAGATGGATTCGAAGGAAGCGGTACATTGAGAATTTCACCAACCACATAACAGTTAAAACTATCAAGGATAAGAGTATGATTCCAGGAGCCATCCCTTATTAGTGCGTCCACCCTTGCTTCCCCATTGCTAAGAGTCATACGACCCCCCATTTTGGAGTTCAAACTTGGAATCCACGCatcatcaaatttttttatcgaTTTGCCGTCACCTACACGCCAAATCAACCCCTTTCCGAGCACTTCCTTACTCCAAAACAAAGAACGCCAAACATAAGAAGGGTTGCTGCCTAGACCCTCTTTACTAACTCACCAAATTgctgaagtttttttttttttgaaaaaataattggCACAAGCACAATCACTATAATTCTTCCACTTAGACCACATACCTATCT comes from Henckelia pumila isolate YLH828 chromosome 4, ASM3356847v2, whole genome shotgun sequence and encodes:
- the LOC140865702 gene encoding phosphomannomutase, producing MEVVRKPGLTLFDVDGTLTAPRKVTTTKMIEFMRELRKVVTIGVVGGSDLIKISEQLGQTVINDYDYVFAENGLVAYKDGILIGTQSLKSFLGEEKLKEFINFTLHYIADLEIPIKRGTFIEFRSGMLNVSPIGRNCSQEERDEFEKYDKVLNIRSKMVSILREKFAHFNLTFSIGGQISFDVFPQGWDKTYCLRYLDGFNEIHFFGDKTYKGGNDFEIYESDKTIGHTVTRPEDTVKQCTALFLNKNDGGL